One Etheostoma spectabile isolate EspeVRDwgs_2016 unplaced genomic scaffold, UIUC_Espe_1.0 scaffold00003142, whole genome shotgun sequence genomic window carries:
- the LOC116676427 gene encoding inactive C-alpha-formylglycine-generating enzyme 2 — translation MSKMNFKIAFLISAVFLLAEAEADEMLSIPGGKMTMGTSAADGRDGEGPTKEVELQPFEIDKYPVTNGDFRDFVRAQKYKTEAETFGWSFVFQDFVSEELKSKVTQRIESAPWWLPIERVFWRQPAGPGSSIRERLSFPVVQVSWNDAQAFCRGKGKRLPTEEEWEWAARGGLQGRTYPWGNKFQANRTNLWQGSFPDEDTAEDGYHGVSPVTAFPPQNSYGLYDMMGNTWEWTSTPFPAAQPTYVLRGGSWIDTVDGSANHKARITTRMGNTPDSASDNLGFRCAAGDGQIQGKTKDKTEL, via the exons ATGTCCAAAATGAACTTTAAAATCGCGTTCTTGATATCTGCGGTGTTTTTACTGGCAGAGGCGG AAGCAGATGAGATGCTGAGTATACCAGGAGGAAAGATGACTATGGGAACCAGTGCAGCTGAcgggagagatggagagggccCCACCAAGGAGGTTGAACTGCAGCCTTTTGAAATAGACAAATACCCTGTCACAAATGGCGATTTCAG AGACTTTGTGAGAGCGCAGAAGTACAAAACGGAAGCTGAGACGTTTGGTTGGAGTTTTGTGTTTCAGGATTTTGTGTCAGAAGAGCTGAAGAGCAAAGTCACACAGAGAATTGAG TCTGCTCCTTGGTGGTTGCCTATAGAACGGGTGTTTTGGAGACAG CCTGCAGGACCTGGTTCCAGCATTCGGGAACGCCTGAGCTTCCCGGTGGTTCAGGTGAGCTGGAATGACGCTCAGGCCTTCTGCCGGGGGAAGGGCAAGAGACTGCCTACTGAGGAGGAGTGGGAGTGGGCTGCACGAGGCGGGCTGCAAG GTCGGACTTATCCGTGGGGAAACAAGTTCCAGGCCAACAGAACCAACCTGTGGCAG gGATCGTTTCCAGATGAAGACACTGCAGAGGATGGATACCATGGTGTATCTCCTGTCACAGCATTTCCTCCTCAGAACAGTTATG GACTGTATGACATGATGGGAAACACATGGGAATGGACATCCACACCCTTCCCAGCAGCCCAACCAACGTATGTGCTGCGTGGTGGCTCCTGGATTGACACAGTGGATGGTTCAGCCAATCATAAGGCACGAATCACAACCAG GATGGGCAACACTCCTGACTCTGCCTCCGATAACCTGGGATTCAGGTGTGCTGCCGGCGATGGACAGATACAAgggaagacaaaagacaaaactgaACTGTAG